One genomic region from Nostoc sphaeroides encodes:
- a CDS encoding glycoside hydrolase 100 family protein, producing the protein MTSAIDQNSLLEAEAWELLEESIIYYQGKPIGTVAARDAEADALNYDQCFLRDFVPSALVFLMHGKAEIVRNFLVETLKLQSHEKQIDCFEPGAGLMPASFKVHSNGNEEFLVADFGELAIARVPPIDSCMWWILLLRAYEKTTGDLTLARQPDFQAGIKLILDLCLVHRFSMYPTMLVPDGAFMIDRRMGVYEHPLEIQVLFYASLRAATELLLPDGDGDSYIGKVNRRLGSLKYHIRNYYWLDLKRLGEIYRYKDNEFGKEIVNKFNINSESIPSWLTEWLPETGGYLAGNLGPGRIDFRFFTLGNLMAILTSLASEKESQSIMNLFAQRWQDLIGYMPVKICFPAMDGLEWRIVTGCDSKNRAWSYHNGGNWPVLLWLFTAAALKAGRTELAQAAVAIAERRLFKDKFPEYYDGNNGRLIGKEARIYQTWSIAGLLAAKKFVENPEYLELISFAEGLEVPGCSL; encoded by the coding sequence ATGACTAGCGCCATTGATCAAAACAGTCTCCTGGAAGCAGAAGCCTGGGAATTGTTGGAAGAGTCGATAATTTATTACCAGGGAAAACCCATTGGTACTGTAGCCGCCAGAGATGCGGAGGCGGATGCACTCAATTATGACCAGTGTTTCCTCCGCGATTTTGTCCCTTCTGCCTTGGTGTTTCTCATGCACGGCAAAGCAGAGATTGTGCGTAATTTCTTAGTAGAAACACTGAAATTACAAAGTCATGAAAAGCAGATAGATTGCTTTGAACCAGGAGCGGGATTAATGCCTGCAAGTTTCAAAGTACATTCTAATGGGAATGAGGAATTTTTGGTCGCTGATTTTGGTGAACTGGCGATCGCTCGTGTTCCCCCAATTGATTCTTGTATGTGGTGGATTCTCTTGCTACGCGCTTATGAAAAAACTACAGGCGATTTGACTCTAGCGCGTCAGCCAGATTTTCAAGCAGGAATCAAGTTAATTTTGGATCTTTGCTTGGTACATCGCTTTTCTATGTACCCAACAATGTTAGTTCCCGATGGCGCGTTTATGATTGACCGTCGTATGGGAGTCTACGAACATCCTCTAGAAATTCAGGTGTTATTCTATGCATCCCTCAGGGCTGCTACTGAATTGCTTTTACCAGATGGGGATGGCGATAGCTACATTGGCAAAGTCAATAGGCGATTGGGATCTTTGAAATATCATATCCGCAACTATTATTGGCTAGACCTGAAGCGATTGGGGGAAATCTATCGTTACAAAGATAACGAATTTGGTAAAGAAATTGTTAATAAATTCAACATCAACTCAGAATCAATCCCCAGTTGGTTGACCGAGTGGTTGCCCGAAACTGGAGGATATTTAGCCGGAAATCTGGGGCCTGGACGGATAGATTTTCGCTTTTTTACTCTGGGAAATCTGATGGCAATCTTAACTTCCTTAGCAAGCGAAAAAGAATCTCAAAGCATTATGAATTTATTTGCCCAACGTTGGCAAGACTTGATCGGCTATATGCCTGTTAAAATTTGTTTTCCAGCAATGGATGGTTTAGAGTGGAGAATTGTTACAGGATGTGATTCTAAGAACAGGGCTTGGTCTTATCACAACGGCGGTAACTGGCCCGTTTTGCTGTGGTTATTTACCGCAGCAGCATTGAAAGCAGGTAGAACAGAACTTGCCCAAGCAGCTGTAGCCATTGCCGAAAGGCGTTTATTTAAAGATAAATTCCCTGAATACTACGATGGCAACAATGGCCGTTTGATTGGCAAAGAAGCTAGAATTTATCAAACTTGGAGCATTGCCGGCTTGCTAGCAGCCAAAAAGTTCGTAGAAAATCCAGAGTACTTGGAATTAATCAGCTTTGCAGAAGGACTTGAAGTCCCAGGCTGTAGCCTGTAG